One genomic window of Inquilinus sp. KBS0705 includes the following:
- a CDS encoding DUF5009 domain-containing protein, whose translation MNKNITKPGRLLSLDVFRGLTIACMILVNDPGDWGHIYAPLEHSEWNGCTPTDLVFPFFLFMVGVSIVYAMESKKASGASQSKMILAALRRTIILLLITWCSQLILRWNFDVSKLRLPGVLPRIALVYFICTILYLKTSQKTRDWLLVAVLIGYYIIMTFIPVPGVGYANLNPETNMGAWIDRLVFTTDHLWRSSKTWDPEGLLGTLPAIGTGLFGIRVGSWLKRKDRDDSTKVSWMFTYGTIAVVIALFWDLFFPINKALWTSSFVLYTGGLATIGLAISFWLIDVQGHKRFTYPFVVFGANAITAYVLSGFIPHYLNLVHIGKKSIYEFFFAPYFSPVNASLAGAIFIVAVLWLVMWVFYKNKIFIKI comes from the coding sequence ATGAATAAAAACATTACCAAACCCGGACGACTGCTCTCTCTTGATGTTTTTCGCGGGTTAACCATTGCCTGCATGATATTGGTTAATGACCCCGGCGATTGGGGGCATATTTACGCACCGCTGGAGCACTCCGAGTGGAACGGCTGTACACCCACCGACCTGGTGTTTCCTTTTTTCCTGTTTATGGTGGGGGTATCTATAGTGTATGCTATGGAAAGCAAAAAGGCAAGCGGTGCCAGTCAGTCTAAAATGATCTTGGCCGCTTTGCGCCGTACTATAATTTTACTGCTCATCACCTGGTGTTCGCAGCTTATTCTTCGTTGGAACTTTGATGTGTCTAAACTTAGGTTACCGGGTGTATTACCACGTATTGCACTGGTATACTTTATTTGCACTATACTATACTTAAAAACATCACAAAAAACCCGCGATTGGCTGCTCGTAGCCGTATTGATAGGCTATTATATCATCATGACGTTTATACCGGTACCGGGTGTGGGTTATGCTAACCTTAACCCCGAAACCAATATGGGTGCCTGGATAGACCGCCTGGTATTTACTACCGACCACCTTTGGCGATCATCAAAAACCTGGGATCCTGAAGGCTTGCTGGGCACATTGCCTGCTATAGGCACGGGCCTTTTTGGTATACGCGTGGGCAGCTGGCTAAAACGTAAAGACCGTGACGACAGCACAAAGGTGAGCTGGATGTTTACCTACGGCACTATAGCTGTTGTAATAGCCTTGTTTTGGGATCTGTTCTTCCCTATTAATAAAGCTTTATGGACAAGCTCGTTTGTATTGTACACTGGCGGGCTGGCTACTATAGGTTTGGCCATATCTTTTTGGCTGATAGATGTACAGGGGCATAAGCGCTTTACTTATCCGTTTGTTGTCTTTGGCGCTAACGCTATAACAGCTTATGTATTATCGGGCTTTATACCGCATTATTTAAACTTAGTGCATATTGGTAAAAAGTCTATTTATGAGTTTTTCTTTGCACCATATTTTTCTCCTGTAAATGCCTCTTTGGCTGGTGCAATATTTATAGTAGCGGTATTGTGGCTGGTAATGTGGGTGTTTTATAAAAATAAAATATTTATAAAAATTTAA
- the nagB gene encoding glucosamine-6-phosphate deaminase, whose product MARLNLLEETRYEKLPVTVYADQRTASLAVAARIAKLIHEKQAAGQPAVLGLATGVTPIQVYAELVRMHQQEGLSFKGVITFNLDEYFPMQPDAVQSYVTFMNENLFDHVDIDKNNVHIPDGTLSAEAVAAFCLNYEKQIEELGGLDLQLLGIGRTGHIGFNEPGSAPNSGTRLVTLDDLTRRDASRDFGGKENVPTKAITMGVGTIFKAREILLMAWSTKKAPIIRKAVEGELSGEVPATYLQLSDHVEFILDEGAASALTRFDTPWLVKDCVWDNMLKKKAVIWLSGTVGKPILKLTEEDYNAHGMAQLAVEQGPVYEINIDIFNQVQHTITGWPGGKPGADDSQRPERAEPAKKRSIVFSPHPDDDVISMGGTFIRLVDQGHDVHVAYQTSGNTAVWDDDVLRYVEFAIDFKESVGEDASKLKGIYADMREFVSHKRPNQIDTQEIRNVKGFIRKTEAISGARYAGLPDSNIHFQALPFYETGKTQKNSVGEEDVKLTMELLQKVKPRQVFTAGDFADPHGTHVVCFNIIIAALRKLRETEDWVKDCWVWMYRGAWHEFATHEIEMAVPLSPNEVLRKRYAIFKHQSQKDTPVFPGDDMREFWVRAEDRNRETAQNYDKLGMAEYAAMEAFVRYKF is encoded by the coding sequence ATGGCCAGATTAAACCTACTTGAAGAAACACGCTACGAAAAGCTACCGGTAACCGTTTATGCCGATCAGCGCACAGCATCGTTAGCGGTAGCGGCACGCATAGCCAAACTGATACACGAAAAGCAAGCCGCCGGCCAACCGGCAGTACTTGGCCTGGCAACCGGCGTAACCCCCATACAGGTTTATGCAGAGCTGGTTAGGATGCATCAACAGGAGGGATTATCATTTAAAGGTGTAATTACCTTTAACCTCGACGAGTATTTCCCGATGCAGCCCGATGCGGTGCAAAGCTACGTTACCTTCATGAACGAGAATTTATTTGACCATGTGGATATTGACAAAAATAATGTACATATCCCTGATGGTACATTATCTGCCGAAGCGGTAGCTGCCTTTTGTTTGAACTATGAGAAGCAGATAGAAGAATTAGGCGGCTTGGATCTACAGCTATTAGGTATTGGCCGTACCGGCCACATCGGCTTTAACGAACCCGGTTCTGCACCTAACTCCGGCACCAGGCTGGTTACTTTGGATGATTTGACCCGCCGTGATGCTTCGCGCGATTTTGGTGGTAAAGAGAATGTACCCACCAAAGCCATCACCATGGGCGTGGGTACTATATTTAAGGCCCGCGAAATATTGCTGATGGCATGGAGCACTAAAAAAGCACCCATCATTCGCAAAGCTGTAGAGGGTGAACTATCGGGTGAAGTGCCGGCCACTTACCTGCAATTGTCAGATCATGTTGAATTTATACTGGACGAGGGTGCCGCATCAGCGCTCACCCGTTTTGATACACCATGGCTGGTAAAAGACTGCGTATGGGATAATATGCTAAAAAAGAAAGCCGTGATATGGCTATCGGGTACTGTAGGCAAACCCATTTTAAAACTAACCGAAGAAGATTATAACGCACATGGTATGGCCCAACTGGCTGTTGAACAAGGCCCGGTATACGAGATTAACATTGATATATTTAACCAGGTGCAGCATACCATCACCGGCTGGCCGGGTGGTAAGCCGGGTGCCGATGACAGCCAAAGACCTGAAAGGGCCGAGCCCGCTAAAAAGCGCTCCATCGTATTTTCTCCGCATCCTGATGATGATGTAATATCGATGGGTGGCACGTTCATCCGTTTGGTAGACCAGGGGCACGATGTGCATGTAGCCTACCAAACATCGGGTAACACGGCTGTTTGGGACGATGACGTGCTCCGCTATGTTGAGTTTGCTATCGACTTTAAAGAAAGCGTGGGCGAGGATGCAAGCAAATTAAAAGGCATTTATGCCGATATGCGCGAGTTTGTAAGCCATAAACGCCCCAACCAGATAGATACGCAGGAGATACGTAACGTAAAAGGCTTCATCCGCAAAACCGAGGCCATATCGGGCGCGCGCTATGCGGGGCTGCCTGATAGTAATATCCATTTCCAGGCCCTGCCGTTTTACGAGACCGGGAAAACACAAAAAAATTCGGTTGGCGAAGAAGATGTAAAACTAACTATGGAATTGCTGCAAAAAGTAAAGCCCCGACAGGTTTTCACCGCCGGCGACTTTGCCGACCCGCATGGTACGCACGTAGTTTGTTTTAATATTATTATTGCCGCCCTAAGAAAATTGCGCGAAACAGAAGATTGGGTAAAAGATTGCTGGGTATGGATGTACCGCGGTGCATGGCACGAGTTTGCCACCCACGAGATAGAGATGGCGGTACCCTTATCGCCAAATGAAGTGCTGCGTAAACGCTATGCCATTTTTAAGCACCAGTCGCAAAAAGATACGCCGGTTTTCCCTGGCGATGACATGCGCGAGTTTTGGGTACGCGCTGAGGACCGCAACCGCGAGACCGCCCAAAACTACGACAAGCTGGGTATGGCCGAGTATGCAGCCATGGAAGCCTTTGTACGGTATAAGTTTTAA
- a CDS encoding anhydro-N-acetylmuramic acid kinase, with translation MPKLNVNLQKLFSIAKKDEKLGVGLMSGTSLDGLDIALCSFKGNGVNTEFKLKQFITIPYQQQFKQEVQQVFAQKQVSLEKVCLLNEFIGSFHGKLVLQALSEWKIAPAEVDFIASHGQTIYHAPKSQHKQPGYSNATLQIGDADHLAVKTGILTVSDFRQKHIAVGGEGAPLALYGDVLLGSQPGENRILLNIGGIANLTYLPADGNTDNVLCTDIGPGNTLIDAACREYFDKAYDEDSAIAYSGEVNEELLEALLHHPFFNENLPKTTGPELFNLSFVGNAQQASRTLNIGKADLVATLSAFTGRSIAQFIQANFKADDLHVFTSGGGARNPFVVNYLKQTLPNASIGNTADLGLNPDAKEAILFALLGNEALCGNPIKIGNNPAVLMGKFSFPQ, from the coding sequence ATGCCAAAACTAAATGTTAACCTGCAAAAGCTATTTTCTATCGCCAAAAAAGACGAAAAGTTGGGTGTTGGGCTAATGTCGGGTACATCATTAGACGGGTTGGATATAGCCCTATGCAGCTTTAAAGGGAACGGAGTTAATACCGAATTTAAGCTAAAGCAATTTATCACCATACCCTACCAACAACAGTTTAAACAAGAGGTGCAGCAAGTTTTCGCGCAAAAACAGGTGAGTTTAGAGAAAGTATGTTTACTAAATGAATTTATAGGCAGCTTCCATGGCAAATTGGTGTTACAGGCACTCTCCGAATGGAAAATAGCACCCGCCGAAGTGGATTTTATTGCCAGTCACGGGCAAACCATTTATCATGCGCCTAAAAGCCAGCACAAGCAACCGGGTTATAGCAATGCTACATTGCAAATTGGTGATGCCGACCACCTGGCCGTTAAAACCGGGATATTAACCGTTAGCGATTTTAGGCAGAAACACATTGCAGTAGGCGGCGAGGGCGCCCCCTTAGCTTTATACGGCGATGTCTTATTAGGAAGCCAGCCGGGCGAAAACCGCATACTGCTGAATATCGGTGGTATTGCTAACCTTACCTACCTACCCGCTGATGGCAATACAGACAACGTATTATGCACAGATATTGGCCCCGGCAATACGCTGATAGATGCTGCCTGCCGCGAATATTTTGACAAAGCGTATGACGAAGATTCGGCTATTGCCTATTCGGGCGAGGTGAATGAGGAATTGTTGGAAGCATTGCTGCACCACCCGTTTTTTAATGAAAACTTACCTAAAACCACCGGGCCCGAGCTGTTTAACTTATCTTTCGTAGGTAACGCACAACAGGCATCGCGCACGCTCAACATTGGCAAGGCAGATTTAGTGGCTACACTTAGCGCCTTTACAGGGCGGTCTATCGCCCAATTTATACAGGCCAATTTTAAGGCAGACGATCTTCATGTGTTTACCAGCGGCGGCGGCGCACGCAACCCTTTTGTGGTTAACTATTTAAAGCAGACATTACCCAACGCAAGCATAGGCAACACTGCCGATCTGGGTTTAAACCCCGATGCCAAAGAAGCTATATTGTTTGCGCTGTTAGGTAACGAGGCCCTGTGTGGAAACCCAATAAAAATTGGCAATAACCCCGCTGTGCTGATGGGTAAGTTTAGCTTTCCGCAGTAG
- a CDS encoding deaminase, whose product MRTVTYGMNISIDGNYDHTKFNGDREIHEYFTALMEDVDQIVYGRKMYELMFPYWADVAREGTESADTLAFAKRITEIDKIVFSKTLTSVEGNAVIMRDNPGEVIRKLKEQPGKRISIGGVNLREQLTVLGLVDEFYFVIHPAIVGKGRKLFDNFDIPEKINLTLANSKVLKNGCIALHYVKEEV is encoded by the coding sequence ATGAGAACAGTAACCTACGGCATGAATATTAGTATAGATGGCAACTACGACCATACTAAATTTAACGGCGACCGGGAAATTCATGAATATTTTACAGCACTGATGGAAGATGTTGACCAGATAGTTTATGGCCGTAAAATGTACGAGCTAATGTTCCCTTATTGGGCTGATGTGGCCCGTGAAGGAACAGAATCGGCGGATACGCTTGCATTTGCCAAAAGGATCACCGAGATAGATAAGATAGTTTTTTCGAAAACATTAACCAGCGTCGAAGGGAATGCGGTAATTATGCGAGATAACCCCGGCGAGGTGATACGTAAGCTAAAGGAGCAGCCCGGCAAAAGGATATCTATAGGGGGAGTAAATTTGCGTGAGCAGTTGACAGTGCTTGGCCTGGTTGATGAATTTTATTTTGTTATACACCCGGCTATTGTAGGCAAAGGGCGAAAGCTGTTTGATAACTTCGACATCCCCGAGAAGATCAACTTAACACTGGCCAACTCCAAAGTTTTAAAAAATGGGTGCATCGCGCTACATTACGTTAAAGAGGAAGTTTAA
- a CDS encoding cytochrome B, translating into MNLYSFFKYFHSGFRYIVVLLVVIAIVRAFADWAGKKPYTEGNRKLNLFAMISAHTQFLLGIILYFLSPYVQFNSTTMKNFDTRYWTVEHITMMLIAIVLITIGHSKSKRALTPVAKNKAIAIFYTIAFVIVVIAIVASKRPFLGITH; encoded by the coding sequence ATGAATTTATATAGCTTTTTTAAGTACTTCCACTCGGGTTTCCGTTATATAGTAGTGCTATTGGTAGTAATAGCTATTGTACGCGCCTTTGCCGACTGGGCAGGCAAAAAACCTTACACCGAGGGCAACCGCAAGCTTAACCTGTTTGCCATGATATCGGCACATACGCAGTTTTTGTTGGGCATTATCTTGTACTTTTTAAGCCCTTATGTACAGTTCAACAGCACAACCATGAAAAATTTTGACACCCGTTACTGGACGGTTGAACATATTACTATGATGCTGATCGCCATTGTTTTAATTACCATCGGGCATTCAAAATCAAAAAGAGCATTAACGCCCGTGGCAAAAAACAAGGCTATTGCTATTTTTTATACTATAGCATTTGTTATAGTAGTTATAGCTATAGTGGCCAGTAAAAGGCCCTTTTTGGGCATTACCCATTAA
- a CDS encoding anthranilate synthase component I family protein, protein MKKYKITTIQKKLLADTTTPVSIYLRLRDVFPNSLLLESSDYHSRENSLSFVCCAPFSGLVLDEGKLKKKFPDGAEEIIAPGTFDITEEINSFSARFEVEANTSKILSNGLFGYFTHEAVEHFETIRLKESTDTTRKIPVMQYHIYSYIIAIDHFKNELYIFHNHVEGQKETNGLEKIEDLIKNKNFPEYTFKSDEAEQSNLTNDEFIAIVEKMKQHIYRGDVFQIVPSRAFSRGFLGDEFNVYRALRSINPSPYLFYFDYGDFRIFGSSPEAQITIKNRVASIFPIAGTFKRSGDDEKDAEIARNLENDPKESAEHVMLVDLARNDLSRHCEQVSVKAFKGVQYYSHLIHLVSHVSGKIKEGTSSFKIVADTFPAGTLSGAPKYRAMEIIDENEKSKRSFYSGAIGFFGFNGDFNHAIMIRSFLSKNNTLHYQAGAGIVAGSVAESELKEVDNKIAALRKAIELAEEL, encoded by the coding sequence ATGAAAAAATATAAAATTACTACAATCCAAAAGAAGCTGCTGGCCGATACTACAACGCCTGTAAGTATTTACCTGCGCCTTAGGGATGTTTTTCCAAACTCGTTACTACTGGAAAGTTCTGACTATCATAGCAGGGAAAACAGCCTTAGTTTTGTATGCTGTGCCCCTTTTAGCGGTTTGGTTTTAGACGAGGGTAAGCTAAAAAAGAAATTCCCGGATGGAGCAGAAGAGATAATCGCACCGGGTACATTTGATATCACCGAAGAGATCAACAGCTTTTCGGCCAGGTTTGAGGTAGAAGCTAACACATCTAAAATATTATCAAACGGGTTGTTTGGTTATTTTACCCACGAGGCGGTTGAACATTTCGAAACCATCCGCTTAAAAGAAAGTACCGACACTACCCGTAAAATACCGGTAATGCAGTACCATATTTACAGTTATATTATAGCTATAGACCACTTTAAAAACGAACTGTATATTTTCCATAACCATGTTGAGGGCCAAAAGGAAACAAATGGGCTGGAGAAAATTGAAGACCTTATTAAAAATAAAAACTTCCCCGAGTATACCTTTAAAAGCGATGAAGCCGAACAATCAAACTTAACGAACGACGAGTTTATAGCGATAGTGGAGAAAATGAAGCAGCATATTTACCGCGGCGATGTTTTCCAGATAGTACCGTCAAGGGCATTTTCGCGTGGGTTTTTAGGTGATGAATTTAATGTGTACAGGGCGCTGCGCTCAATAAACCCATCGCCGTATTTGTTTTATTTTGATTATGGTGACTTCAGGATATTCGGTTCATCGCCCGAGGCGCAGATTACTATTAAAAACCGTGTAGCCAGCATTTTCCCTATTGCCGGCACGTTTAAGCGCAGCGGGGATGACGAAAAAGATGCAGAGATAGCCCGTAATTTAGAAAACGACCCAAAGGAATCTGCAGAGCATGTTATGCTGGTAGACCTTGCCCGTAACGATCTTAGCCGCCATTGCGAGCAGGTTAGTGTAAAAGCCTTTAAAGGGGTGCAATACTACTCGCACCTTATACATTTGGTATCGCATGTTAGTGGTAAAATAAAAGAGGGCACATCATCATTTAAAATTGTGGCCGATACTTTCCCGGCAGGCACATTAAGCGGGGCGCCAAAATACCGTGCTATGGAGATAATAGACGAAAACGAAAAAAGCAAACGTAGCTTTTATAGCGGCGCTATTGGCTTTTTTGGCTTTAACGGCGATTTTAACCACGCCATTATGATACGCTCGTTTTTAAGTAAGAACAATACTTTGCACTACCAGGCAGGGGCTGGTATTGTAGCCGGGTCGGTAGCCGAAAGTGAATTAAAAGAGGTTGACAATAAAATAGCCGCGCTGCGCAAAGCAATTGAGCTTGCAGAGGAATTATAG
- a CDS encoding aminodeoxychorismate/anthranilate synthase component II, with protein sequence MKNILIIDNYDSFTYNLVHLVNELGLQCDVWRNDQFDINDVDKYSHIILSPGPGIPSEAGLLLQVIEKYAPTKSMFGVCLGQQAIAEVFGGQLYNLPQPMHGIATPIKVTDSSEKLFDGLPDTIKVGRYHSWVVEKDLPAVLVTTAIDEEDGSVMALRHKTYNVRGVQFHPESVLTEYGKEMMQNWLNA encoded by the coding sequence ATGAAAAACATATTAATAATTGATAATTACGATTCTTTCACCTACAACCTGGTGCATTTGGTAAACGAGTTAGGTTTGCAATGTGATGTGTGGAGAAACGACCAGTTTGATATAAACGATGTTGATAAATACAGCCACATTATCCTTTCGCCGGGGCCGGGCATTCCATCTGAGGCTGGTTTACTTTTACAAGTGATTGAGAAGTATGCCCCAACAAAAAGCATGTTTGGCGTATGTTTGGGGCAGCAGGCCATAGCCGAGGTGTTTGGCGGACAGTTATACAATCTGCCGCAGCCTATGCACGGTATTGCCACCCCCATAAAAGTAACTGATAGCAGCGAAAAACTTTTTGATGGGTTACCCGATACCATCAAGGTTGGCCGTTATCACTCGTGGGTGGTTGAAAAGGATCTGCCCGCAGTATTGGTAACCACTGCTATAGATGAAGAAGACGGGTCGGTAATGGCCCTGCGACATAAAACATATAATGTGCGCGGCGTACAGTTCCATCCCGAATCGGTACTAACCGAGTATGGTAAAGAAATGATGCAGAACTGGTTAAATGCTTAA
- the trpC gene encoding indole-3-glycerol phosphate synthase TrpC encodes MNILDKIVAHKKKEVDRDKRETTYTELEESESFRRDTYSFKEFLLAPERTGIIAEFKRQSPSKGIINNDALVKEVTKQYADAGASALSVLTDKQFFGGRKLDLVRARRANTVPVLRKDFMIDEYQIVEAKSLGADIILLIAAILTPAEIKSFAALAKSLELNVLLEVHNLEELERSIDSNLDAIGVNNRNLADFTVSVENSYQLVDKIPAEFLKISESAISDTETIKQLKKVGFNGFLIGENFMKQQDPGAAMREFVKGL; translated from the coding sequence ATGAATATTTTAGATAAAATAGTAGCTCATAAAAAAAAGGAAGTTGACCGGGATAAGCGAGAAACAACTTATACCGAGTTAGAGGAGTCGGAGTCTTTTCGCCGCGATACCTACTCGTTTAAAGAGTTTTTACTGGCACCTGAGCGTACCGGCATCATAGCCGAATTTAAACGGCAGTCGCCATCAAAAGGCATCATCAATAATGATGCGCTTGTAAAAGAAGTAACTAAGCAATATGCGGATGCTGGTGCTTCAGCGCTGTCGGTTTTAACCGATAAGCAGTTTTTTGGTGGCCGCAAGCTTGATCTGGTAAGGGCTCGCAGGGCCAATACCGTCCCCGTACTGCGTAAAGACTTTATGATAGATGAGTACCAGATAGTAGAGGCAAAATCATTAGGTGCCGATATTATTTTACTGATAGCCGCTATACTTACCCCGGCAGAGATAAAGAGTTTTGCTGCTCTTGCCAAAAGCCTGGAGCTAAATGTTTTGCTCGAGGTGCATAACCTGGAAGAACTGGAGCGCAGCATAGATTCCAACTTAGATGCCATTGGCGTAAACAACCGTAACCTGGCCGATTTTACAGTATCGGTAGAAAACTCTTATCAACTGGTTGATAAAATACCCGCGGAGTTTTTAAAGATATCTGAAAGTGCCATTAGCGATACTGAAACCATTAAGCAGTTGAAAAAGGTTGGCTTTAACGGCTTTTTAATTGGCGAAAACTTTATGAAACAACAAGACCCAGGCGCTGCCATGCGGGAGTTTGTAAAAGGCCTATAG
- the hflX gene encoding GTPase HflX: MKQKFYDTAVKQERVVLVGVITPNETEAQEKEYLEELEFLVATAGGDTVKSFTQKLQRPERSTFVGTGKLEEIKEYVTSEEIDIVVFDDELSPSQLRNIERELQVKILDRSNLILDIFAGRAQTAQAKTQVELAQLQYLLPRLTRLWTHLERQKGGIGMRGPGESQIETDRRLILNKISLLKERLKLIDRQNETQRKNRQQLIRVALVGYTNVGKSTIMNMLAKSEVFAENKLFATLDTTVRKVVIENVPFLLSDTVGFIRKLPHHLVECFKSTLDEVREADILIHVVDISHPTFEDQIRTVNETLKDLGAIDKRIITVFNKIDAFEPEQHNVDITEGPLTLDDFKHSWMAKNNSPAIFISATQKENVEEFRELLYEEVKKIHTERYPYDNLLY; this comes from the coding sequence ATGAAACAAAAATTTTATGATACTGCTGTGAAGCAGGAGCGTGTTGTGCTGGTAGGGGTAATTACACCTAACGAAACCGAGGCGCAGGAAAAAGAATATTTAGAGGAGTTGGAATTTTTGGTTGCTACCGCTGGTGGCGATACAGTAAAAAGCTTTACCCAAAAGTTGCAACGGCCCGAGCGATCGACCTTTGTAGGTACAGGCAAACTGGAAGAGATAAAAGAATATGTTACATCCGAAGAAATAGATATTGTGGTGTTTGATGACGAGCTTTCGCCGTCGCAACTGCGTAATATTGAGCGCGAGCTACAGGTGAAGATATTGGACCGCAGCAATCTGATACTGGACATTTTTGCCGGCCGCGCCCAAACCGCGCAGGCTAAAACCCAGGTAGAATTGGCTCAGTTGCAATACCTATTACCCCGCCTAACCCGCTTATGGACTCACCTTGAGCGCCAAAAAGGTGGTATTGGTATGCGCGGACCGGGCGAGTCGCAGATTGAGACGGACAGGCGATTGATTCTGAACAAAATATCGTTACTAAAAGAGCGCCTTAAACTGATAGATAGACAAAATGAAACACAGCGGAAAAACCGCCAGCAATTGATACGTGTAGCTTTGGTTGGTTATACCAACGTGGGTAAATCAACCATTATGAATATGCTGGCAAAATCTGAAGTGTTTGCCGAAAACAAGCTGTTTGCCACGCTGGATACTACCGTGCGTAAAGTGGTTATTGAAAACGTGCCCTTTTTACTGTCAGATACGGTAGGGTTTATACGCAAGCTACCTCACCATTTGGTAGAGTGCTTTAAATCTACATTGGATGAAGTGCGTGAAGCCGATATATTAATACACGTGGTAGATATATCGCACCCTACGTTTGAAGACCAGATACGTACTGTGAACGAAACGCTGAAAGACCTGGGTGCTATTGATAAACGTATAATAACCGTTTTTAATAAAATAGACGCCTTTGAACCCGAACAGCACAATGTTGATATAACAGAAGGCCCTTTAACACTCGACGACTTTAAGCATAGCTGGATGGCTAAAAACAACAGCCCGGCTATATTCATATCGGCCACTCAAAAAGAGAATGTAGAAGAATTTAGAGAGTTGCTGTATGAAGAAGTAAAGAAAATACATACAGAGCGTTATCCTTACGATAACTTGCTATACTAA
- the pepT gene encoding peptidase T, with protein sequence MHFNEYLRYTVTERFLRYVKIDTQSDPSSPTCPSTDKQKDLGRLLVAELLEMGVVDADLDEYGYVYATIPANTDKPDVPVICFCSHMDTAPDCSGKNVKPLIHENYNGNDIILPDDTTQVLRLKDHPDLINQMGNDIITASGTTLLGADNKAGVAEIMDACYQLMSNPAIKHGKIRILFTPDEEIGRGVDKVDIAKLGAFAGYTIDGESAGNMENETFSADGARLTIQGVSAHPGFAKGKMESAIKIAGLIIAALPHNLSPEGTDEMQGFVHPVNIEGHVETATIDFIVRDFDEENLAAHAAVIDKIAADVLQGFPNSSATLHTTPQYRNMKNMLAQHPQIVEYGMEAIRRAGLNAKLCSIRGGTDGSRLSFMGLPCPNIFAGEHAFHGKQEWVSVQDMQKAVQTILHLCMIWEERD encoded by the coding sequence ATGCATTTTAACGAGTATTTACGATATACAGTTACAGAAAGATTTCTACGATATGTAAAAATAGATACCCAATCTGACCCATCTTCGCCCACTTGCCCATCTACTGATAAGCAAAAAGACCTGGGACGGTTACTTGTAGCTGAGCTTTTAGAAATGGGCGTAGTTGATGCGGATTTAGACGAGTATGGCTATGTATATGCTACCATTCCTGCAAATACGGATAAGCCGGACGTACCTGTAATCTGCTTTTGTTCGCATATGGATACCGCGCCTGACTGCAGCGGAAAAAATGTGAAGCCATTAATACACGAAAATTACAACGGCAACGATATTATTTTACCCGATGATACTACACAGGTGCTGCGCCTGAAAGATCATCCCGACCTTATAAACCAAATGGGTAATGATATCATCACTGCATCCGGCACAACGTTACTGGGAGCCGATAACAAAGCCGGCGTTGCCGAAATAATGGATGCCTGCTATCAATTAATGAGCAACCCGGCCATTAAACACGGTAAAATAAGGATATTATTTACTCCGGATGAAGAAATAGGCCGGGGAGTTGATAAGGTAGATATTGCCAAACTAGGGGCATTTGCAGGATATACGATTGACGGCGAAAGTGCGGGAAACATGGAAAACGAAACATTTTCGGCAGATGGGGCGCGACTAACCATACAAGGCGTAAGCGCACACCCGGGTTTTGCGAAAGGCAAAATGGAAAGTGCCATAAAAATAGCCGGATTAATTATTGCAGCGTTACCGCATAACCTATCGCCCGAGGGAACAGATGAGATGCAGGGCTTTGTACACCCAGTAAATATAGAAGGCCATGTAGAAACGGCTACTATAGATTTCATAGTACGGGATTTTGATGAGGAAAATTTAGCCGCTCATGCAGCCGTTATCGATAAAATTGCAGCCGACGTTTTACAAGGTTTTCCAAACTCCAGCGCCACTTTGCATACAACACCGCAATACCGGAATATGAAAAATATGCTGGCCCAACACCCGCAAATTGTTGAATATGGCATGGAAGCTATAAGGCGCGCCGGGCTAAATGCCAAACTATGCAGCATACGTGGCGGTACAGATGGGTCACGTTTAAGTTTTATGGGCTTGCCCTGCCCTAATATCTTTGCCGGCGAGCATGCTTTTCATGGCAAGCAGGAATGGGTATCGGTACAAGACATGCAAAAAGCAGTACAAACTATACTGCATTTATGCATGATTTGGGAAGAACGGGATTAG